The genome window atgtaggttctatgcctgggattttttactggaatgcagttcaaaggctgaattgaacatatattgtattttatttagtctaattaatagacaaatatagtgtttcagtgagagtgaattattcacatagtttcatttggaaatcatttatcgtcacaccataaaataggcctacatgacattccttctattaactgatcgtcttttttccgtattagtattattattattatcgtcattattattattattattattattattgtatatatttttattttcatttatattcgtttcactacgtgaatgattcattcgtcagtgaacagtattatatagtctagtctattagatgaaacaaaataaaaatatgtttaatccaacctttaaactacattccagtcaaaatcagtcatagcatgtcaagcatttacagtttcatttccatatacgttaagtaaagagatgaaaatgaagggggaaaacgaatataaacgaaaataaaaaaatatataggcctacaataataggctaattataataattaataataattataataatgatgacgataataataatacaaatacggaaaaaagacgatcagttaatagaaggaatgtcatgtaggcctattttatggtGTGACGATatatgatttccaaatgaaactacgtgaataattcactcttcactgaaacactatatttgtctattaattagactaaataaaatacagtatataatgttaaattcagcctttgaactgtaaaaatcccagtcatagaacctacattcataacgttaaggagatcgaaatgaaggggaaaataacgaatataaacgaataataaaaatattacggaaagaggaggatcagttaatggacaagactgtgggataaaatgtttcctgtaggactattttatttgatgtactttatgtaatatttattcatgataaactttttaaaataggTCTATATAGTCTACATCGCACACAGACAGCACTGGCATATACAgcttcgcccattgttaatataataatttaatattgtattaatttctgtaacaattaatataataatttcttaattaaaaataaaatattaataaacctatctctgataggctaatcctgggttactatggtcacgcaggtttgtttatgcattaaaactcgtgcccacgagaaatgcatgttgtttcctcaacataataagtcgtggccacgagaaatggatctcgttccctcatcatcgcatcttgtggccacgacataaggatgtcgttacctcgacaaaatgatctcgtggccacgacataatatcacgttcccacgagttaatatgacgttcccacgaattaatatctcgtggccacaacataatatcatgttcccacgagtttatatgtcgtggccacgacaaacataagtgaaccgaaggtgtcccctggcgggcaccgtataTTACAACAGAAAAAAGCCAAAGCGAAAAGCATCATTTTCAGGATGATGTTTTAGTTCGACTTCAGGACAAACTGTTACTGAAGTGAACATTCATTGTCTAGCAGAGCATGTCTTCAGCAAGCACTTCCCCTTAAAGATACAGTCTCCATATTCAAGTATCTGCTGTGATAGGGATATTTGTTTTTTACCTGTATGATCAAGGCTTTATAAACTTAAGTTTAAAGGTAATTGATTATAGTATCTTGTTGTGAAGTTACAATATGGGTGTAACTTACTTAGACCACCCTCTTTGTCTGTCCTTATTATAAGCTTAGATAATCGTGCCTTTGCTGTGATATTTATGGGTTTTCCTTAGTAGatttatttttgtctttattgagataggacagatcagaaatcacaggaagcaaagtgggagagagatagggggcgggattgggaaaggtccacaagtcgggattcgaacatgGGGCGCCCATAGCCCAACGTTGTATGTCGGAACTCTGCCCTCAAGGCTATCAGCACTGACAGTATTTATATGTTAAAGTATTACCATCTTTAAACAACACTTTCGTTTGGTCTGTTGGGAAAACATGTCTGGACAAATCAGTCATATAAATAGATGCCATTTAAAAACAAGTTTTTATGTACCTAGGCAGAACCTGTGCTGCCACTACATAAAGTGACACTACATGTTTGTGTTGCACAATGTAAGTTGTGTTTCTGTAAAACAGAAAGTATACCTTTTCTGGGTACTGAGTGAAAGACGATCAGATAAAGGTGAGCTGGTCTCATAGTTTTTTTGCAAgataattacattttacattgaaatcattacatttattttacatacttaATATAATGTGACGATTTGAGTTACTTTAATACTTTCATGTGTATTTGAGTGTAGGCAGttcatatttaaactttttaaaatgacCTTATTAATTCCAGCATGCTTTAAAAATTTAATGTTGAATGTTTTTCAGATCATTATGAGCACTGTGACATCCAAATTGAATATATGGCAGAGGAAGAAGCTCTGCTCATTGTTCAACAATGTCAGCCTCAGCCTGCTGTTCAAAGCTAGTGTGCATGGCTACAATGCCAATGCATTTCACCAAAAGTGTAATATTCAGGGGCCAACTGTTGTTGTAGCTTACAATAGGACTGGATATGTTTTTGGAGCTTTCACTAGCAAAAATTATGCACAGACAGGACAAAATGTTGTGGATGACAAAGCTTTTCTCTTCAGCTTTAAtgacaaagaaataaaagaagaTCCTCTGCGTGTGGTCAGTGGAAACCCGCAGTATGCTTTCACTGATAATGGTCCAAATTTTGGCTCTTTAGTGTTTCTTCACAATAATACAGCCAATGCCTACAGCAATCCAGGAACATACCAATTTGATCCACAGAAGATGCATGGCAATGACTTACAGCTGACAGAATGTGAGGTGTACAGAGTGGAAGGTTTGTATTAGTTTGTGCTAATTTTCATTTCAACATATTTGCTGAAAGAGTAATTCACTTTCAGTGAAGGTTCTGTGAATAACTCATGCTCTGGTTTGGATTTTCACCAGGTTGTGAAGGACTCATGGAGAAACCATGGAGAAATGTGCAGTGGAATTCTGAGTGAGTAAAGCAAACCAAATGTAGTGTCTTCTACAAAAtaatttagttatttagttaattttcattttgtcatcattttaataaatgcatCTGACTTACTGTGTCAGTATGAGTGCTTAAGGAATTtgacaatgataataataatgttttaggAAGAGGCAGGCGCTTATGGGCACAATCTCTGGCTGGAAGCCTTCTGTTAGTTCAGTCAAACAGGCTCGGATTCTACTGGTAGGTCCTGTAGGGGCTGGAAAATCAAGTTTCTTCAACTCCATCAACTCTGCATTCAAGGGTTACGTGAGCACACAGGCCAACACGGGTACTGCTGGCACCAGTTTGACTACTCAGGTAGACATGTATCCTGATTAATTACACAAGCAAAATATTGTGTGAAAAATACTATTTATGGTATTATGGTTATAGACTAGTTATACAAAGATTATAATTATGTGTGTATTGAAAATAATTGGTAAATATTTGTGCCATGTAGTTTCGTACCTACTACATAAAGCCAAGCAACAGTGTCACACATGTTCCCTTCACTCTGTGTGACACAATGGGTCTGGAGGATGGTGTGAACACTGGTCTGGATGTAGATGATTTTGCCACTATTTTGAAGGGTCACATTCAAGACAAGTATCAGGTGAGAACTTTAGGTACAATGTAAACTTAATAGTTAGGTCTGGAACatcaattataatatatttatgcagtacaggtatgtgccaaaaaaatagaatattgagggaaagttaatttatttcaataatttgtttcatagtgaaacttgtatgttatattagttcactacacacaaagtaaaaaaatatttcaagcctttatttgtttcaactTTGATGATTAtaaattaaagacaaaaaaacccAAATCCAGtctttcacaaaattagaatatttcatgtgaccaataaaaaaaaggatcttaaacatatgttggccttctgaaaagtgtgttaatgtactgtatcatgtcctcagtactttgttgggcctctttttacactaattccagcatcaaggcggtgtggcatggaggcgatcagtctttgacacagttgaggtgttctggtagcccaagttgctttgatattggccttcagctcttctgcatttcggggtctctgttccctcatcttccttttgacaataccccatatattttcaatggggtttaagtcaggcgagtttgcggccaatcaagtacagttattccatggctattaaaccaggtactggtactTTTGGCTTTGTAGGCAGTTGCCAAATCCggctgaaaaataaaatcatcatctccaaaaagcttgtgggcagcaggaagcatgaagtgctctaaaatttcctggtagacagttgcgttgactgtggacttgagaaaagacaatggacccacaccagcagatgatatggctccccaaaccatcactgactgtggaaacgtcacactggactttaagcagcttgacttttgtgcctctccggtcttcctccagactctgggaccttgatttccaaatgaaatgcaaaatttactttcatctgaaaacaggacttgggaccactgggcaacagaccagtactttttctccttagcccagcgcagacgcttctgacgttgtttttggttcaggtgtggcttgacgcatggaattctacagctgtagcccatgtcatgcagacgtctgtatgtggtggttcttgatgcactgacaccagcctcagtcctcTCCTTATGAAGCTCTCCCAGATTTCTGAACTGctcttgcttgacaatcctctcaaggctacggtcgtccctgtcacttgtgcaccttttcacatttttcccttcctcttaacactctgttaatatactcAATACTGCGCTCTGTTAGCATCCAGCTTtctttgcaattgccttttgagacttttcctcctcatggagggtgtcaatgatggtcttctgcacaaccgtcaagtcagcagtcttcccaatgattctgaagcctactaagccagactgaaacaatttaaaggctgaggaaatcTTTGCAGGTTTTTTgtgttaattagctgactagattgggacaaaggcagcctacaatgttgaactttgtcatgatattctaattttgtgaaatactggatttgttttgttttttatctttaatccataatcattaactgaaacaaataaaggcttttttgaaacaaattattgaaataaatggactttccctcgatattcaaattttttggcacatacttGTATTTTCTGTCACGTCTTCATGATTTAAAGATATTCTACGTGTTTCTTTTTCTCAGTTTAACCCATTGATGCCTATACAACCAGACTCCCCTCATTTCCATAAGTCTCCTGGCTTGAAGGACAGGATTCACTGTGTGATGTTTGTGATTGACATCAGCAGAGTCAAGCTCCTCTCTGAGCAAACGATTGAGAAGTTTGTGGTTTTTCGAAAGAAAGCCAACCAGCTAGGTGAGTGACAATTTTGAACAGATTTGAATTCATTTTAATTGATATGGgtgtattatataatttaaatgatGGAAATGCAATCTACAGTACACTTATTACAGGGCAACCTCTCCAGAAACCTCAGGTagagatagttcaccaaaaattctGTCCTCATTCACTCACCTTCATGttattccaaatctgtatgattttttttttttttttttgttctgtggaaaaagatattttgaagaaccctGGTTACTAAATAATTTCGGTtctcattgacttccattatttGGACAAAAAAATCCAATGAAATCCAATAGGAAAATAAGCGATTTTGGGGTGGACTGTTCCTTTAAATCCTATGCTCAATAGCACCTCATGTGGGATTTAACTGTGTATGAATCTTTAATCATTAGGGTTACATCACTCATAGGATAGTGGTCTCTGAGTTGTGATAGTATGTTGTTCTGTACTTCAGGTATTCCTCAGCTGGTTCTGCTGACTAAGGTGGATGAGGCCTGCCCCTTAGTGGCAGAAGACCTGAAAAATCTCTACCAGAGCCACTACATCAACAAAATGGTATGAATTCATGTCAATAACTTTGTAGGAAGTATTCTGTATTGTTCTGTTTGTTTCACATATTGTCTTGGTGAATTATTTTGTGACAGATGCAGGAGATTAGCACTAAGCTTGGAGTTTCTCTGTCTGCTGTGGTCCCAGTGAAAAACTACTACCAAGAACTGGAAATAGACTCTCAAACTGACATACTGCTCCTAAACGCTGTTGTTCAGATGCTTAGAGCGGCTGAGGGTTATTTTGATGATTTTTACAATCCAGAAGAGAAGTCTTGAGTAAAAATAGTTTCCCCTGTCTGACCAAAAGGTGCAGAATGTAAtcatgtaataatgtaaattattacaaaaatcagtaagtaacacattgaataaagcacaacattttaaagtagaaacactaaaatattttatttgtttgtttgttgcaaGACACATAAAAATCTTTTCAGACATATGAACACATTCACATGTGACAAGCTCATCTCTGTACTCGGAATCAGTAGAACACATCTATTCATGTTGAGAAGGTTTACTAACTGGCTTTATAAACTGAAGTTAAAGTGTATGATTAGAGTCATATATTATGCAGCTGCGATGGCTGTGGTTTATTAAGACCACCTTCTTGTCTTACTAAAAGCTGAGATGATAAGATTGCACATTCAATCACTGTGTAAATATCTTAAAAATAAGTGCTTATGTTGATTAAGTCTATTCCTACACTAATTCATTTTATCAGCAAGTGTGACTGATCATGTTCATTATGTTACTATAAGGATCATTCAAAGCAAATAAAAATAGATGCTAATATTTCAAAGTGGGATTATATTTGCAGTCTACTGACACATTTTGTTATGGTGTGTTGATTGATATCTATATATTATGGATTGAGTGCATTTTATGAGTAAAAATAAGACATTTAGGCACTTTGAAATCTGTAACAAAACGGTTCCTTTCAGTAAAATTTCACTATGGTCCTGTTTTACCCAAGAAGTTACACTGTGCTCTGAGGACACGAAGCCTGTTTTTTGACAATTAAGATGTTTCATCAAATTACACATAAATCCAAAGAGCAAAGAAACCATCTTCTGTTGTTCCTTGCACAATGCACATGTGAATTCATTTCTGATATAGTTAGGCATCCTCTCTGAAATGTTTTAATGTGCACAGCACCCCCCAGTGGTGATGTGACAAGCATTTATTCTCCCACTGATTTTAAGACTATAGAGTCAGTAAGTTTTTGTATGGTGTGTTGAGTGTTTCCTGCCACTGTGGGCCTCAGAGCACAGTAATACAGAGCAGAGTCTGATACTGCAGCAGAGGAGATGATCAGATCCACACTGTTATCGTCTTTTCTGTGACTAATGGATATTCCAGAAACTGGAGGATTAGCATTAGTAACGTATCCTGAATAATCCAGGATGAGGAACTGTGGTGGTGAAGCTGTGTATTGCCGGTACCAGTGAAGACTATCAACAGAACCAGTGTAGTTACAAGAGAGTTTGACACTCTCAGTCTCAGTGGCAAATGCTGCATCACTGTATGGGGTGATGACATCTTTAGCTCTGttacctaaaaaaaaaagcttatttaagCATGTTTAAAATGAGATATGGAGATGTAATAATACATGTAAGAATTTACCTTGAGTTAAAGTCAGCAGTATAAGTACACAGGTGAACATGATGGTAGTTGCTGCTCGCCTCAGTGATCTGTGATGATGACTGTCACTGAACTAATCTGTTTCACAAGCTTGCATTAAACTCCGCCTTTTGACATAAACCTTTTGTAAAGCACAGAAATAAACATATATTAATAATAGACTGATACCTAAATCCGCTTGCACTTGTTATTgttaaatttaatgtaatttctcAAATGTTTTTGCACAGtattattcagttttttcaatgTAGCAGAGTAGAGTTTCCTGCTAGCACATCCACTTAAAGATACAGTCTATTTTTGCTGTAAGAGTGATATTTATGTGTTACATTCTTCAAACAACACTTTAGTATGGATGCAAAAGTGGCTCTAAAATGCTTATACATTAGGCAAAGTCAGACTAATTAATTAAGCGATTATAAGTTCTGAATCACTATCACGTGCACAGCAGTCACTTTGTAATAAAGTAAATAACTAAGTAAATAGTATACTAAGTACATGTTATGCCTAATTTGATTTATCTCAGTTATGTTTTAGCAGGTGGTACCATATCCTGTTATTCACAGAGGTTTTGTGGCTTACATAAAGTACAGATGGGGTTTGATTTTAGTTGATCAAATATGGTTCAAAGCAAATTTTTTATATGTGAGTTTTTGTAAAGCTTCTCAGGCATTTTGTATCACTGGGCTCCAACGCTTAGAGCACAATAATAGAGAGCTGAATCTGACAGAGTTACACTGTCAATAGTGATTTCAGTGGATGATTGGGATGTAGTTGCCCGAAACCGACGGTTTGGTATATCCTCACTGTTGCTCCATGCTCCAGCACCTTTACGCAATAAAAACTGGGGTTCTCTGTTTAGAAACTGTCTGTACCAGTAAAGCATAACATTATTGTTGGTTGTATCATATGTGCAGCTCAGTGTCACAGACTCTCCTTCTCTCCTAATTATATCACCCTTGTCATTTGGTTCAATGCTGTCAGCAAATACACCTGCAAGAGAACAAATGATATTTTATAAAAGTTGAATTTTACTCCTTTGTAACAATATTTGTTGTcagttttctaattgaatatcaATTAATGAAATATCTACATAATTCAAGGCTTTGAATCTTCAATCTGTTTTAGTCTAGTGCTGATATTTGAAGTGTACTTTACCTTGTACTGTTATAAGCATCAGTAGAACACATCTTTCCatggtgagaatgtacttgtaaACTAGGCCTATCAATATGCTTGATGATTTTAAGTTGAAAGGTAAATGTATGAATGTAATGGACAGCCATTTGTGCAGCTATAATGTCTGAAAAATGTGGGTGTGGTTTCTGATATTTAGACCACCTTTGGTCTGCACAGTAAACCTGAGATAACTCAagttaatagtttttattttctcTGGATCTGTTAGATAAAGTGCGGTCTCTTTGTGTCTGATATCATTGATTTCTGATGTTACTTCACCCCCTAGTGGCAGATGACAAACAATTCACAAACTGAACTGATAAAATGCTCCAACTAAACAGTGTTAGCAATCAATGCTAAACAGTATtgcatataatatatatttcatatattcaGAAGACATGCTATGTATGGTACATTCACCTATCGCTGTTGGGAGGGTTTTTGTACAGTGTTGTTGTGTTTCCTGTCACTGTGGGCTGCAGGGCACAGTAGTACAGAGCAGCATCTGTCAGTTTAGCTGAGGAGATCTCCAGAATCACACGGGTTTTCTCTTCATTCAGCTTTCCAAAGAATCGAGAATCTTGATTCACAATTGCTGACTTTTGTGAAACTTGTCCTGTAGAATGTAGTATTATGAAAAGAAATTCAGGAGCTGATCCGGGATATTGGCGATACCACTGCAGTGTGGATGCTGAGGAGTAGCTACAGGACAGAGTAACATTTTCTCCTTCTTTCTTATGAACCTCAGTCTGAACTGGCGAGATGACATTTGCAAAACTTCCCCCTTCAAAACCAAGCGTCAAAGAGTTAAGAGTCAGTAACACAAACACCAGACTTATTATTCTcaactaaaataatataaaatataaataaatggaaTACTTACATATAAAAGAACAAATCAAAACGGTGAAGCAGAGCAACATGTTGATCATAATCAGGATGAAGTTTTAGTTCTGCACAAGCTGTTGTTCAGCTAAACTTTCTGTTCTTTCCTTGTCACACAAAAGATGTCTCAAGCAAACTCCTCCCCTTAAGACTATAATTGAAACAGATTAAAAGAACTGTCAAAATTCATGCAACGTGTAATAATGTACTGAAACATAACTTTAGCTGTTATTTTAACAACAATAGTTCAGTTATATTCATAGAATTGAATTCTGATGGATTTACagttacctaaaaaaaaaaatctaatttgctgaacatttactcaccctcacccaAAGTTTATTTCTTCTTTGAAAGAGATTTGTAGAAATATAAGTGtccagctgataaaaacatcacaatgatccaaAAATAATCCACAACTCCAGTCAATCAATTAACCATAAATTCCtgacaaaatatgagtccataatacaTAATATTCACTGTTTTAGActtgttttttctctctcttgctGCTAACGCTGTGCATATTTCACTTCTGATTTAGACTGatttagattacttttttttttactgaagaaaGGAATATATTTTAGATTAAAACAATGGTTTGAATTTAAAACCCTAATGATAAATCTGGCTATTAGAAATGCACAGCTTTTGGCCTCGTATGACAGTAATGGATGAACTGGAGTGTGTGGATGACTTGCAGGCTgtagtgatgtttttatcagctgtttggactctcattctgacggcacccattcactgcaaatccattagtgagcaagtgattgTCACGTACGGGGAGTAAGGAGTTccgggtccaaatgcaggagagtaatgaatttaataataaaacaataaacaaagcaaacaaagccaacacggcaaactaaacataaacttaaacataaactgaacaaaacagagaacaaggtctagagcttgagcaggaacacaaaataacattgaggacaaaagacaatgcagacctgaagcagaatgagcagtgaggatacttatagtcctgatagtaattgtgaacaggtgtgggtgatcagtgctgatgacaaggacaggtggacaatcaaggaagtgcagtgtaggacagcgacctcaggtggctgagggaaaatccacagccccgatcatgacagtaccccctctctagggaacggctaccagacgttcccaaaacaaaaattctggagggaggaggaacggtggaaggtgcatcagggggagggatggcgggccaggcccatgcagcggagtcacgtgagcggacctcaccgccagaggaacgcgagctggcctcgccgccagaagaacatcagcggacgctgccgcctgaggaacgtgagctggcctcgctgccagaggaacgtcagcggacgccaccagaggaacgtgagctggcctcgccgccagaggaacgtgagctgacgccgccgccagaggaacgtcagcggtcaccgccgcgtccggaacagagagagcggtcaacgccgcgtccggaacagagagagcggtcaccggcgcgtcaggaacagagagagcggtcactggcgcgtcaggaacagagagaacggtcaccgccgcgtccggaacagagagagcggtcaccgccgcgtccggaacagagagagcggtcaccgccgcgtccggaacagagagagcggtcaccgccgcgtcag of Garra rufa chromosome 10, GarRuf1.0, whole genome shotgun sequence contains these proteins:
- the LOC141344817 gene encoding interferon-induced protein 44-like; the protein is MSTVTSKLNIWQRKKLCSLFNNVSLSLLFKASVHGYNANAFHQKCNIQGPTVVVAYNRTGYVFGAFTSKNYAQTGQNVVDDKAFLFSFNDKEIKEDPLRVVSGNPQYAFTDNGPNFGSLVFLHNNTANAYSNPGTYQFDPQKMHGNDLQLTECEVYRVEGCEGLMEKPWRNVQWNSEKRQALMGTISGWKPSVSSVKQARILLVGPVGAGKSSFFNSINSAFKGYVSTQANTGTAGTSLTTQFRTYYIKPSNSVTHVPFTLCDTMGLEDGVNTGLDVDDFATILKGHIQDKYQFNPLMPIQPDSPHFHKSPGLKDRIHCVMFVIDISRVKLLSEQTIEKFVVFRKKANQLGIPQLVLLTKVDEACPLVAEDLKNLYQSHYINKMMQEISTKLGVSLSAVVPVKNYYQELEIDSQTDILLLNAVVQMLRAAEGYFDDFYNPEEKS